A region of Theileria annulata chromosome 2, complete sequence, *** SEQUENCING IN PROGRESS *** DNA encodes the following proteins:
- a CDS encoding uncharacterized protein (chr2.C.cand.237 - hypothetical protein), which translates to MFRLKSMETVYIFSCYQGITTIILQVLNSLEVTKSKSKQKNSCHYEEDYFWQYLQEFDPTLEKPDILYILDLFPLKNKRSLFTNIFTSQKLTRKTTSNQLKTRENVAENITAENSMFKMSYSCEDIQTSLETTWLELVGSMRLTSKDSKIHLFHRDVPTLKNIYKLLQPLSQGYSDLKFISFLESIIFSEIPTPIGVLKAFPLPFASITATLLVQVRNISTKLFQTRGELELQTVKIRGDLKNSKDLKNITHVSILMIFPQLENRKKFVKSLKLIENTVSTTVLIRVSQETFMNGTLVSVPTDKKMIPRGVPCQVLINQKMI; encoded by the exons ATGTTTCGTCTAAAATCTATGGAGACAGTGTATATATTCTCATGCTACCAGGGGATCACAACCATAATATTACAAGTATTAAACAGTTTAGAGGTGACCAAGTCCAAAAGCAAGCAGAAAAATAGTTGCCATTATGAAGAAGACTATTTCTGGCAGTATTTACAGGAGTTTGATCCTACACTGGAAAAGCCtgatattttatacattttgGACCTTTTTCCCCTAAAAAACAAGAGATCACTTTTCACGAATATATTCACAAGCCAAAAGTTGACACGGAAAACTACCTCAAACCAGTTAAAAACAAGAGAAAATGTAGCTGAAAATATAACAGCTGAAAATTCTATGTTTAAGATGAGTTATTCCTGTGAAGATATACAAACTAGTTTGGAAACAACTTGGCTTGAATTGGTCGGGAGCATGAGACTAACATCTAAAGACTCCAAAATACACTTGTTCCATAGAGATGTTCCTACCTTAAAaaacatatataaattactaCAGCCCCTTTCACAAG GCTATTCGGATCtgaaatttatttcatttttggagagtataattttttctgAAATTCCGACACCAATTGGAGTTTTAAAGGCCTTTCCACTTCCATTCGCTTCAATCACAGCCACTCTTTTGGTCCAGGTAAGGAACATTTCcacaaaattatttcagACGAGGGGCGAGTTGGAACTCCAAACTGTCAAAATTCGAGGCGATTTAAAGAACTCCAAA gatttgaaaaatattacacACGTTTCAATACTAATGATATTTCCGCAATTGGAAAATA gaaaaaaatttgttaaaagTTTGAAATTGATAGAAAACACAGTTTCAACGACGGTGTTGATAAGGGTCAGTCAGGAAACGTTCATGAACGGAACACTAGTATCAGTGCCAACGGACAAGAAAATGATACCAAGAGGTGTTCCATGCCAAGTTCTAATAAACCAAAAGATgatttaa
- a CDS encoding ATP-dependent RNA helicase, putative (all_bases.cand.1431 - ATP dependent RNA helicase), with amino-acid sequence MGDPLSMFDVFETEDQREEVEDHTNPLKQGENDKFPNSRNNINNHDEDYEFNHLTSPLTSDIKIEKIHSSYNCSHYRVAPVDSKYEPKNITTFAKKYPFTLDEFQKRSIESLERDESVLVCAHTSAGKTVVAEYAIAMGLRDGHRIIYTSPIKALSNQKYRNLSDEFVDVGLMTGDVTLNPNASVMVMTTEILRSMLYRGSEIVQEMKCVIFDEVHYMRDLERGVVWEETIILIPNKVNLVFLSATIPNYLEFSEWITRIKRIPCNVISTDYRPVPLNHYLYMSGAEGIYLILDEDNNFKSSNYNKCLSAGSQNNFRDKESGSRDKRRITSTFKDIENIVKLCFDKNLAPCIIFSFSKSDCETSATAVRHLDMTSDEEKKLIDEIYKNAMATLSEQDRLLPQNLFMLPLLKNGIGIHHGGLLPIIKEIIEILFQESLLKVLFSTETFSMGLNMPAKTVVFTKMKKWDGREVRYISSGEYIQMAGRAGRRGLDTIGVVIIMLDKSDALIDEEVKKIFLGKPLNLDSTFHLGYNMLLNLMRIEDTTPEYLIERSFMQFQVKNKSAEISSKLKEAKVKLESLRSQFDSELFLLTSSLHENKEKLEKLNEKMSNIVMNDTKSLNYLNYGRLIYVKNDQVWGWAVCISPPKLKLNNPKNLKKYHFDCLYQVNMKGDAMYPSTETCWGRFEVKAFPIDSIKKMSQIRITIHEKVDVESQNFQNAMVNKFEQLSKHIQTLGQLPLLHPVEHMKINNQDLTHILSYLVDTTLHLIKYLYLKNTKSMSSEIDRLMNEINASPLPMREDYKELFSRYEEYSKVRKETEELENQLKECTQIIMKDELRHMKSVLRKLEYVDQFGTVTIKGRIACEINATDELLVSELFLRNFFENMEPEHICASLSCLVNDDRKEGKSPTELKLIDAYNKIREIATEIVDVMIDCGIIVDESEYVNRLRPTLMSVVYRWAKGDPFIEILAESSVFEGSVIRCIRRLDELLRQLACASRNIGNMTMEQTFLTCISKLKKGIAFTSSLYL; translated from the exons ATGGGAGATCCACTTTCCATGTTCGATGTCTTCGAAACTGAAGATCAAC gTGAAGAAGTGGAAGATCACACTAATCCACTGAAACAGGgtgaaaatgataaatttcCTAATTCACGCaataacataaataacCACGACGAAGACTACGAGTTTAATCATTTGACTTCTCCACTTACAAGtgatattaaaattgagAAGATCCACTCTTCATACAATTGCTCCCATTATAGAGTGGCACCTGTAGATAGTAAGTATGAGccaaaaaatattacaacATTCGCCAAGAAATACCCATTCACACTTGACGAGTTTCAGAAGAGGTCAATAGAGTCATTGGAGAGAGATGAGTCAGTTCTAGTTTGCGCCCACACATCAGCTGGGAAGACAGTTGTAGCCGAATATGCTATAGCAATGGGACTGAGGGATGGGCATAGGATCATTTACACATCACCAATAAAGGCGTTGAGTAACCAGAAGTACCGGAACCTGTCAGACGAGTTCGTAGACGTGGGCCTGATGACAGGAGATGTTACATTAAACCCTAACGCCTCAGTGATGGTGATGACCACCGAAATCCTAAGGAGCATGCTTTACAGAGGAAGTGAAATTGTTCAGGAGATGAAGTGTGTCATTTTCGACGAGGTACACTACATGCGTGATCTAGAGAGAGGTGTGGTATGGGAGGAGACAATCATCCTAATACCAAACAAAGTAAACCTAGTATTCCTATCCGCAACAATCCCGAATTACCTTGAATTCTCAGAGTGGATTACTAGAATAAAGAGAATTCCCTGTAACGTTATTAGTACAGATTACAGACCAGTGCCACTAAaccattatttatacatgtCTGGAGCTGAAGGAATTTACCTTATTCTTGATGaggataataattttaaatccaGTAACTATAACAAGTGCTTGAGCGCTGGATCCCAAAATAATTTTCGGGATAAGGAATCAGGTTCCAGAGATAAACGACGCATAACCAGCACATTTAAGGATATAGAAAACATAGTTAAGCTCTGTTTTGACAAGAATCTCGCACCATGTATCATCTTCTCGTTCAGTAAATCCGACTGTGAGACGTCTGCCACAGCAGTCAGACACCTTGACATGACCTCAGATGAGGAAAAAAAACTCATTGACGagatttataaaaatgCAATGGCAACTCTAAGTGAACAGGACAGACTTTTACCACAAAACCTTTTCATGCTTCCGTTACTTAAGAACGGGATTGGAATTCACCACGGTGGACTCCTGCCGATTATCAAGGAAATCATTGAAATACTTTTCCAAGAATCGCTACTCAAGGTACTTTTTAGCACAGAAACTTTCAGCATGGGACTTAATATGCCGGCTAAAACGGTCGTTTTCACCAAGATGAAGAAGTGGGATGGAAGAGAAGTCAGATACATTTCGTCCGGAgaatatatacaaatggCTGGTAGAGCCGGTAGAAGAGGTTTAGATACCATTGGTGTTGTTATCATAATGCTAGATAAATCTGATG CACTGATTGATGAAGAGGTGAAGAAGATATTTCTGGGAAAGCCATTGAACTTGGATTCAACATTTCATCTGGGTTATAATATGCTTTTGAATTTGATGAGAATAGAAGATACGACACCGGAATACCTAATTGAAAGGTCATTTATGCAATTCCAGGTCAAGAACAAGTCGGCAGAAATATCCTCAAAATTAAAGGAGGCTAAAGTTAAACTTGAGAGTTTGAGGAGTCAATTCGACTCTGAACTGTTCCTTCTAACATCATCACTTCATGAGAATAAGGAAAAATTGGAAAAACTTAACGAGAAAATGAGTAACATCGTGATGAATGATACAAAATCTTTAAATTACTTAAACTATGGaagattaatttatgttaaaaATGATCAAGTTTGGGGTTGGGCCGTTTGCATTTCCCCTCcaaagttaaaattaaacaacCCTAAA AATTTGAAGAAGTATCATTTTGATTGCTTATATCAAGTTAATATGAAAGGTGATGCCATGTATCCATCAACAGAGACTTGTTGGGGAAGGTTTGAAGTTAAAGCGTTTCCAATTGACTCAATTAAGAAGATGTCACAGATCAGGATCACAATTCACGAGAAGGTGGATGTAGAGTCTCAAAACTTCCAAAACGCCATGGTTAATAAATTCGAACAACTCAGTAAACACATTCAAACTCTAGGACAACTCCCACTTCTACACCCAGTTGAACATATGAAAATCAATAATCAAGATCTTACACATATATTATCGTATCTAGTCGATACAACCttacatttaattaaatatttatatttaaaaaacactAAATCAATGAGTAGTGAAATTGATAGACTGATGAATGAAATAAATGCTTCACCATTACCAATGAGAGAAGATTATAAAGAATTGTTTTCCAG ATATGAGGAGTATTCGAAAGTTAGAAAGGAAACTGAGGAGTTGGAGAACCAATTAAAGGAATGTACACAGATAATTATGAAGGACGAATTGAGGCATATGAAGTCAGTATTGAGGAAGTTGGAATACGTAGACCAGTTTGGAACAGTGACAATCAAGGGAAGAATAGCATGCGAAATTAACGCAACGGATGAATTGTTGGTATCTGAGTTGTTTTTGAGGAACTTTTTCGAAAACATGGAACCGGAACATATATGCGCATCATTAAGTTGCTTAGTTAACGATGATAGAAAAGAAGGAAAATCTCCAACTGAACTTAAACTTATTGACGcttataataaaataaga gaaATAGCAACTGAGATAGTGGATGTGATGATAGACTGTGGAATAATAGTAGACGAGTCTGAGTATGTAAATAGGCTTAGACCGACATTAATGTCAGTAGTTTACAGATGGGCAAAAGGAGACCCTTTTATAGAAATCCTGGCAGAATCATCAGTGTTTGAGGGTTCAGTAATAAGATGCATTAG AAGGTTGGACGAATTGTTGAGGCAACTGGCTTGTGCCTCAAGGAATATCGGAAACATGACGATGGAACAGACTTTCCTGACCTGCATATCTAAATTAAAGAAGGGAATCGCATTCACCTCATCACTCTACCTATGA